A genomic region of Dehalococcoidia bacterium contains the following coding sequences:
- a CDS encoding TIGR00730 family Rossman fold protein: MPNGYEINEMAKEESWRMFRIMGEMVEGFDRLSGVEPAVSVYGSARVKPDDDVYRDTEDIAFRLGNMGFSIITGGGPGVMEAANKGAARAGVTSVGLNIELPEEQSANKYATKTLTFHHFFVRKVMLVKYATAFVIMPGGLGTMDELTEVLTLMQTHKIKPFPVILFNSTYWEGLLTWFKNIVLPKGMIYEKDFNLLRVSDNPEEVAQTVQNWYLKQEIMGKKALARIS; this comes from the coding sequence ATGCCGAACGGATATGAAATCAACGAGATGGCCAAAGAAGAATCCTGGCGCATGTTCCGCATCATGGGCGAGATGGTCGAGGGATTCGACAGGCTTTCCGGCGTGGAACCGGCCGTGAGCGTCTACGGCTCGGCACGGGTGAAACCGGACGACGACGTATACAGGGATACCGAAGATATAGCTTTCAGGCTGGGGAATATGGGGTTTTCTATCATCACCGGCGGCGGTCCCGGCGTGATGGAGGCGGCCAACAAAGGGGCGGCCAGGGCCGGGGTAACGTCGGTGGGACTCAACATCGAACTGCCCGAGGAACAGTCGGCCAACAAATACGCTACAAAGACGCTGACCTTCCATCACTTCTTCGTGCGCAAGGTCATGCTGGTGAAATACGCCACCGCCTTCGTGATAATGCCGGGCGGTCTGGGAACGATGGACGAGCTGACAGAGGTGCTGACCCTGATGCAGACCCACAAGATAAAGCCATTCCCGGTGATTCTGTTCAATTCGACGTACTGGGAAGGATTGTTAACCTGGTTTAAAAATATCGTCCTGCCGAAAGGGATGATCTACGAGAAGGACTTCAACCTGCTGCGCGTGAGCGATAATCCGGAAGAGGTTGCGCAGACGGTTCAGAACTGGTACCTCAAACAGGAGATCATGGGTAAAAAGGCCCTGGCGCGGATATCGTAG